In Flavobacterium sp. N1736, the following are encoded in one genomic region:
- a CDS encoding aldo/keto reductase produces the protein MKNKLFGKKTGLYASELILGAAMLGNRKGYGSNAEEAKQILTAYADAGGNFIDISDRYQLGEAEELVGKFVEHQRSNFIICTKYTQSNENNPVISNYGNHRKAMRQAVESSLKRLKTDYIDVYMPHFDDGVTPIDEIVRGLEDLVNAGKVLYTGLTNFPAWKVAAIAKSTNLSAIQIEYNLVQRTADREFIPMASEFGLGTMMYSPLAGGLLTGKYRQGESGRINPNSDSEYKEDYFTRKIIDQLIVISEELGSTPGQVAFAWILSKDAFPIVGARAVSHLNDALKAVSFQLTADQITILDQLSAVSLGYPHDLLKQVRG, from the coding sequence ATGAAAAATAAATTATTTGGAAAGAAAACAGGTTTATATGCAAGTGAACTCATTTTAGGAGCCGCTATGTTGGGAAACCGAAAAGGGTATGGATCTAATGCCGAAGAAGCGAAACAAATTTTAACTGCTTACGCCGATGCCGGAGGGAATTTTATAGACATCTCTGACCGTTACCAGCTTGGTGAAGCAGAAGAACTTGTTGGGAAGTTTGTAGAGCATCAGCGAAGCAATTTTATTATATGTACAAAATATACGCAAAGCAATGAAAATAACCCTGTAATAAGCAACTACGGAAATCATCGTAAGGCGATGAGACAAGCTGTAGAATCAAGCCTGAAACGATTAAAAACGGATTATATTGATGTTTACATGCCGCATTTTGATGACGGTGTTACACCTATTGATGAAATTGTACGTGGTTTGGAGGATTTAGTAAACGCCGGAAAAGTTCTTTATACAGGTTTAACCAATTTTCCTGCATGGAAAGTTGCTGCAATCGCAAAAAGTACAAATCTAAGCGCAATTCAAATTGAATATAATTTAGTACAGCGCACTGCCGACAGGGAATTTATACCGATGGCTTCAGAATTTGGTTTAGGGACAATGATGTATTCGCCATTAGCCGGTGGGCTGCTGACAGGAAAATACCGTCAGGGAGAATCCGGACGTATAAATCCCAATTCAGATTCAGAATATAAGGAAGATTATTTTACAAGAAAAATCATAGATCAACTTATCGTAATTTCTGAGGAACTGGGTAGTACACCGGGTCAGGTAGCTTTTGCATGGATTTTATCAAAGGATGCTTTTCCAATAGTTGGAGCTAGAGCTGTTTCTCATTTAAATGATGCTTTGAAGGCAGTATCTTTTCAGCTTACCGCAGATCAAATTACAATTTTAGATCAGCTCAGTGCAGTTTCTTTGGGCTATCCACATGATTTATTAAAACAAGTTCGAGGGTGA
- a CDS encoding FRG domain-containing protein: MRKHKINSFQDFLIYIDDIELIGYDINLFRGQSVNQPLLPSICRDEPKTDTTEIEIKMLEDFKRRSSLLISKKFQTDWEWLIYAQHFGLKTRLLDWTSNPLVALWFACQNQYSMKENSFLYILSCDDKMRVDLSKNQSPFNTTSTKILRPTLNNERIVAQAGWFTAHRYSKTDNQFVALEKNLNLKSHLIEIEIPAQLKKELLRKLSMFGINNQTIFPDVNGLSLHLNWKYLVNKY; encoded by the coding sequence ATGAGAAAACATAAAATAAATTCTTTTCAAGATTTTTTAATCTATATCGACGATATTGAACTGATAGGTTATGATATAAATCTTTTTCGTGGACAATCTGTTAATCAGCCACTATTGCCATCGATTTGTAGAGATGAACCTAAAACTGATACTACAGAAATTGAAATTAAAATGCTTGAAGATTTCAAAAGACGCTCTTCTTTATTAATTAGTAAAAAATTTCAAACTGATTGGGAATGGTTAATATATGCTCAACATTTCGGTCTAAAAACAAGATTATTAGATTGGACAAGTAATCCTTTAGTTGCATTATGGTTTGCTTGTCAAAATCAATATTCAATGAAGGAAAATTCTTTTTTATATATACTCTCTTGCGACGATAAAATGCGAGTTGACTTATCTAAAAATCAATCGCCTTTTAATACTACTAGTACAAAAATTTTAAGACCAACTTTGAATAATGAAAGAATAGTTGCCCAAGCAGGTTGGTTTACAGCACACAGATACTCAAAAACTGATAACCAATTTGTAGCTTTAGAGAAAAATTTAAATCTTAAAAGTCATTTAATAGAAATTGAAATTCCAGCACAATTGAAAAAAGAATTGCTAAGGAAATTGTCTATGTTTGGGATAAATAATCAAACAATTTTTCCAGATGTTAATGGCTTAAGTTTACATTTGAATTGGAAATATTTAGTAAATAAGTATTAA
- a CDS encoding arylsulfatase: MKSKFLLFAVLALLPLSVMQSQENSSTQNWPDRTVLPIEAYQKTGKIEPNIKDSDPIEWPKEISAPQGAPNVLLILIDDVGFGATSTFGGPVPTPNFDALAKNGLQYNRFHTTAVCSPSRASLITGRNHHTAATGIIMEFSTPYPGYNSLVPKSVATIGKILTDNGYGTSWFGKNHNVPDWQSTPAGPFYLWPTGLGFEYFYGFLGADAHQFRPSLIEGTKPIDPYLVDGKVDPDYVLDKDLANHAIKWIQTQKAVSPNKPFFAYYTPGTAHAPHQAPKEWIAKFKGKFDQGFDKQRIATYENQKKLGIIPKDAKLAPTPDDYQKWDALSPNMKKVVAREMEVYAAQLAFCDYQIGRVIQSIKDLGELDNTLIIYIMGDNGASAEDPTGQGLTSEIGIMVNGEKDTEEFMLKNLDEFGGPWMQEHYSQSWAHAMNTPYQWDKKIASHLGGTRTGMVISWPKRIKQTGQIRSQYAHITDIVPTILEAANIPAPNSVDGFKQVPMAGKSLVYSFDNASAPETHTTQYYEIIANRGIYKDGWLANTTPRNLPWQGHPIPSEDPMKDYKWELYDLKKDFSQAENVAAKNPEKLKELQKAFLDEGRKYNVFPLDDRYIDRVNPENRPNLNKGRTSYVYHEGNSRITEGMAPNMKNTSFSITADIEVKAGDEGMIITQGGYFAGLALMLQKGKPTFAYAFSHYPQSKWSIQSPTALTAGKHNITVNFDYSGGGTGKAAKVTLLVDGKEAAKGDIPKTVPSRFSADETLDVGEDFGTPVNRSYDVPFTFQGEIEKVTVNLK; the protein is encoded by the coding sequence ATGAAAAGTAAATTCTTACTCTTTGCAGTACTAGCATTGCTTCCATTAAGTGTAATGCAATCTCAAGAAAATTCTTCAACGCAAAACTGGCCTGACAGAACGGTTTTACCAATTGAAGCTTACCAAAAAACAGGTAAGATAGAGCCTAACATTAAGGATTCTGATCCCATTGAATGGCCTAAAGAAATTAGTGCTCCTCAGGGAGCTCCTAATGTGCTTTTAATACTAATTGATGATGTTGGTTTTGGTGCTACCTCTACATTTGGAGGTCCTGTTCCAACACCTAATTTTGATGCGCTGGCTAAAAACGGACTGCAGTACAATCGTTTTCATACCACGGCCGTGTGCTCGCCTTCAAGAGCCTCTCTTATTACAGGAAGAAATCATCATACTGCAGCTACGGGGATCATTATGGAGTTCTCTACCCCTTATCCCGGTTATAACAGTCTAGTTCCAAAAAGCGTTGCTACTATCGGAAAAATATTAACAGACAATGGCTACGGGACTTCCTGGTTTGGTAAAAACCATAACGTACCAGATTGGCAGTCCACTCCTGCCGGGCCCTTCTACTTATGGCCTACAGGTTTAGGTTTTGAATATTTTTATGGCTTTTTAGGTGCAGATGCGCATCAGTTCAGGCCTTCCTTAATTGAAGGAACAAAACCTATAGACCCATATTTGGTTGATGGTAAAGTAGATCCTGATTATGTATTGGATAAAGATTTAGCCAATCATGCTATAAAATGGATTCAGACACAAAAGGCAGTTTCTCCCAATAAGCCGTTTTTTGCCTATTATACTCCAGGTACAGCGCACGCACCGCATCAGGCGCCAAAAGAATGGATTGCAAAATTTAAAGGAAAATTTGATCAGGGTTTTGACAAACAGCGCATTGCAACATATGAAAACCAAAAGAAATTAGGGATCATTCCTAAAGATGCTAAACTGGCGCCAACTCCTGATGATTATCAAAAATGGGATGCACTTAGCCCAAATATGAAAAAAGTGGTAGCCAGAGAAATGGAAGTGTATGCAGCACAGCTTGCCTTTTGTGATTACCAGATTGGAAGGGTAATTCAGTCCATTAAAGACTTAGGAGAACTTGACAATACACTTATCATCTACATCATGGGAGATAATGGGGCCAGCGCTGAAGACCCGACCGGACAAGGACTAACCAGTGAAATTGGAATTATGGTAAACGGGGAAAAAGATACGGAGGAATTTATGCTGAAGAACCTCGATGAATTTGGAGGACCGTGGATGCAGGAACATTACTCCCAAAGCTGGGCGCATGCCATGAACACTCCATACCAATGGGATAAAAAAATTGCTTCACATCTGGGAGGCACAAGAACAGGAATGGTGATTTCCTGGCCAAAAAGAATCAAACAGACTGGACAAATCCGAAGCCAGTATGCTCATATTACAGATATTGTTCCTACTATTTTGGAAGCCGCTAATATTCCTGCCCCTAATTCAGTAGATGGATTCAAACAGGTGCCAATGGCAGGAAAAAGTCTTGTTTACAGTTTTGACAATGCTTCTGCTCCCGAAACACATACCACCCAGTACTACGAGATTATAGCCAACAGGGGAATTTATAAAGACGGCTGGCTGGCCAATACAACACCTAGAAACTTACCTTGGCAGGGACACCCTATTCCCTCAGAAGATCCCATGAAGGATTATAAATGGGAATTGTACGATCTGAAAAAAGATTTCAGCCAGGCTGAAAATGTAGCTGCCAAAAATCCTGAAAAATTAAAAGAGCTTCAAAAAGCCTTTTTGGATGAAGGACGCAAATATAATGTGTTCCCACTTGATGACCGCTATATAGATAGGGTCAATCCTGAAAACCGCCCTAACTTAAACAAAGGCAGAACCAGCTATGTTTATCATGAAGGAAATTCCCGTATAACAGAGGGAATGGCACCAAATATGAAAAACACTTCTTTCAGTATTACTGCAGATATAGAAGTAAAAGCAGGCGACGAAGGAATGATTATCACTCAAGGCGGGTATTTTGCCGGTTTGGCTTTAATGCTTCAGAAAGGAAAGCCAACCTTTGCTTATGCCTTTTCACACTATCCCCAGTCAAAATGGTCGATTCAGTCGCCAACCGCTTTGACAGCTGGTAAACACAACATTACAGTGAATTTTGATTATTCCGGCGGCGGTACAGGAAAAGCGGCAAAAGTAACTTTATTGGTCGATGGAAAAGAAGCCGCTAAAGGCGATATTCCAAAAACAGTTCCCAGCAGGTTCTCTGCTGACGAAACCCTCGATGTCGGAGAAGATTTTGGAACTCCGGTAAATAGAAGCTACGATGTCCCTTTCACCTTTCAGGGAGAAATTGAGAAAGTTACCGTGAATTTGAAATAA
- a CDS encoding PKD domain-containing protein, with product MKLIYPLLDFKAVQKVLLSIIFLLPVLSFSQNCTVNANVDRIICPGGEGGLPFDQFLLLGTANTDAGLGYLQNPVWTQISGLAVVIDDPTSLQSLVRGASPGNSYGFRLTAQCQDGSTVSDDFLITIKPITLAKAGTDQTYCHGTYVLNGNAVGASETGTWSIEGNNNAGISISNPNSPNASITVSGASSGSTTLRWTIVNSASNCQSFDEVVITTLGGIEPVTAGADITLSNCYSSTQNVNLNGSFGGNTPGQQQGMWTVVSGPNIPNFSNPNDNDTNVNGLVEGTYVLRWTVTGNCANGTDEVTITVPAPTADVTDVGDANLIYCDARTSTVLQGTIPLYVNETVQWTQTGGPITANIQNPNSSSTLVTGMSVLGTYNFLYTLNNSTTGCTSTGTYNVTLEEVIVISAGPDQTLGCSEFSATIPVTSTGNGQMSWQIVSGPTPYTATYPSFPTPLVNFSGNAVTIDSLRVSGTYVVRLIKAPNPGSQCETVYDDVSIVISAPPSASSGGTLQNLACNLTTAQLAGNTPTRGRGTWSQVSGPSTAAFSDVKNPETTVSGLVNGKYRFRWTISGGPACEVTQSIAEVIVSSATPTPAQAGNDQSICFGAPVQLQGNATITSEIGTWTVSPSAGITFNNANDPNAIALGLAQNTAYTFTWTIVNGCGSSSDSVDVSTNAAQGATANAGTDQCLATGTTTVTLAANNPSPGTGLWIQTAGTAATITNPAQFNTTVTGLSDGNYEFQWTVSNVGCTDAQDTVAVTIAPPITIAQAGNDQNVCGTAATLAGNAPAVGETGLWEFVSGGDGPVITDPTNPTTAITGLTSGSWVYKWTISRGACAVSSDNVQLNVSQPPSTAIAGTDQTICNQTSVTLGAAVPDAGTNGIWSLISGPNSPVFSNVTSANSTLSGLITGEYILEWTTSTGINCPSSKDQVSIKVTEAAAAGSDFSTCLVGPLYLVGNETSTGTWNYVSGGSGAPTITQTGNNSASVTGLTPEYMFLDIRFRRRVLVLNLQMIFRLLLMVRPLRLARDQIRFCAVPVCLRRKFSLRRLIQFREQVYGLFCQGHQEELLIMQHFQMQNIQILDLEFMFLTGQ from the coding sequence ATGAAATTAATTTACCCACTTTTGGATTTTAAAGCAGTACAAAAAGTTTTGTTATCCATTATATTTCTTTTGCCTGTATTATCTTTTTCTCAGAACTGTACCGTAAATGCAAACGTAGACAGGATAATCTGCCCTGGTGGAGAAGGAGGTCTGCCTTTTGATCAGTTTTTATTATTAGGGACGGCAAATACTGATGCAGGATTAGGGTATCTGCAGAATCCTGTCTGGACTCAGATATCAGGACTTGCGGTTGTGATAGACGATCCAACAAGTCTTCAGAGTTTAGTAAGGGGTGCAAGCCCTGGCAATTCTTACGGTTTTAGGCTTACCGCGCAATGCCAGGACGGATCAACTGTTTCCGATGATTTTCTCATTACAATCAAGCCCATAACACTAGCAAAAGCGGGAACAGACCAAACCTATTGCCATGGAACGTATGTTTTAAATGGAAATGCAGTTGGCGCTTCTGAAACAGGGACTTGGTCCATTGAGGGAAATAATAATGCGGGTATTAGTATCAGCAATCCAAATTCGCCAAATGCTTCCATTACAGTTTCCGGAGCAAGTTCCGGAAGTACTACTTTAAGATGGACAATCGTTAACAGCGCATCCAACTGCCAGAGTTTTGATGAAGTTGTCATTACTACCCTGGGAGGTATTGAACCTGTTACAGCGGGAGCAGATATTACACTTTCAAATTGTTATTCTTCCACACAGAATGTAAACCTTAACGGAAGCTTTGGAGGAAATACTCCGGGACAGCAGCAAGGAATGTGGACTGTAGTTTCCGGCCCAAATATTCCGAATTTCTCGAACCCAAATGATAACGATACCAATGTTAATGGTCTTGTAGAAGGAACCTATGTTTTAAGATGGACAGTTACAGGTAATTGTGCCAATGGAACTGATGAAGTTACCATAACAGTTCCAGCGCCAACAGCTGACGTCACCGATGTGGGAGATGCCAATTTAATTTATTGTGACGCAAGAACCTCAACGGTTTTGCAGGGAACAATTCCATTGTATGTCAATGAAACGGTGCAGTGGACCCAGACTGGAGGTCCCATTACAGCAAACATTCAAAACCCGAACTCATCTTCGACATTGGTTACAGGTATGAGTGTGCTTGGAACCTACAATTTTTTATATACCTTAAATAATAGCACTACAGGATGTACGTCTACAGGAACTTACAATGTTACTTTAGAAGAAGTCATAGTCATATCGGCAGGTCCGGATCAGACATTAGGCTGCAGTGAATTCTCTGCCACTATCCCGGTTACTTCAACCGGTAACGGACAAATGAGCTGGCAGATTGTAAGCGGTCCAACGCCTTATACCGCAACATATCCTTCGTTTCCAACACCTTTGGTGAATTTTTCGGGAAATGCGGTAACAATTGATAGTTTACGGGTTTCAGGTACTTATGTTGTAAGGTTGATAAAAGCACCAAACCCGGGAAGCCAGTGCGAAACGGTTTATGATGATGTTTCAATAGTAATATCAGCACCGCCTTCAGCGTCAAGCGGAGGGACGCTACAGAACTTGGCTTGTAATTTAACAACGGCTCAATTAGCAGGAAATACACCAACGCGGGGACGAGGAACATGGTCGCAGGTTTCAGGACCTTCTACGGCAGCCTTTTCGGATGTTAAAAATCCTGAAACCACCGTTTCTGGATTAGTAAATGGCAAATACAGGTTTAGGTGGACGATTTCCGGCGGTCCTGCCTGTGAGGTTACACAAAGCATTGCCGAAGTTATTGTGTCGAGCGCAACACCTACACCGGCCCAGGCAGGAAATGACCAGTCTATTTGTTTTGGTGCGCCGGTTCAGCTGCAGGGAAATGCAACGATTACAAGCGAAATAGGAACATGGACCGTTTCTCCAAGTGCAGGGATAACTTTTAATAATGCAAACGACCCAAATGCCATTGCTTTGGGATTGGCACAAAATACAGCTTACACTTTTACATGGACAATTGTAAACGGCTGCGGAAGCTCTTCAGACAGCGTTGATGTATCTACAAATGCAGCACAGGGAGCTACTGCAAATGCGGGAACAGACCAATGTCTTGCGACAGGAACAACTACTGTGACATTAGCCGCAAATAATCCTTCTCCGGGAACAGGTTTATGGATACAGACGGCAGGAACAGCGGCAACAATTACAAATCCCGCTCAATTTAATACAACAGTTACAGGATTAAGTGACGGAAATTATGAATTTCAATGGACAGTAAGCAATGTAGGATGTACAGATGCGCAAGATACCGTTGCCGTAACAATAGCGCCACCAATTACAATTGCTCAGGCAGGAAATGATCAAAATGTCTGTGGGACTGCAGCAACACTTGCAGGAAATGCCCCGGCAGTTGGAGAGACTGGTTTATGGGAATTTGTGAGCGGAGGAGACGGACCTGTAATTACAGACCCCACCAATCCTACTACTGCAATTACAGGTTTAACTTCAGGTTCATGGGTTTACAAATGGACAATTTCAAGAGGAGCCTGCGCTGTTTCTTCAGATAATGTTCAGCTGAATGTCAGCCAGCCACCATCAACAGCTATTGCAGGAACAGATCAAACCATTTGTAACCAGACGAGTGTAACACTTGGAGCCGCAGTGCCAGATGCCGGAACAAATGGAATATGGTCGTTAATAAGCGGGCCAAATTCTCCTGTGTTCTCTAATGTAACAAGCGCAAATTCAACTCTATCGGGATTAATAACAGGAGAATATATTTTAGAATGGACCACTTCTACAGGAATAAATTGTCCGTCAAGCAAAGATCAGGTAAGTATAAAAGTAACGGAAGCTGCAGCGGCGGGTTCGGATTTTTCAACCTGTTTAGTTGGACCTCTTTATTTGGTAGGAAACGAAACCAGCACAGGAACCTGGAATTATGTTTCCGGAGGAAGCGGCGCGCCTACCATTACACAAACGGGAAATAATAGCGCTTCTGTGACTGGTTTAACACCGGAGTATATGTTTTTAGATATACGATTCCGGCGCAGGGTTCTTGTCCTGAATCTTCAGATGATATTCAGGTTACTGTTAATGGTCAGGCCTCTACGGCTAGCGCGGGACCAGATCAGGTTTTGTGCAGTGCCAGTCTGCCTGCGCAGGAAATTCAGCTTGCGGCGACTAATCCAATTCAGGGAACAGGTTTATGGACTGTTCTGTCAGGGCCATCAGGAGGAACTTTTGATAATGCAGCACTTCCAAATGCAAAATATACAAATCCTGGATTTGGAATTTATGTTTTTAACTGGACAGTAA
- a CDS encoding XRE family transcriptional regulator encodes MEQKIHQGRNVKRFREMLGIKQEALAFDLGNDWNQKKISMLEAKDVIEDSLLKQISVLLKIPVEAFQNFDEEQAINIISNTFDNGAFLNTGYSATFNVNPIDKIIQLHEEKIALYERMLKEKDEMMVRLEKLISR; translated from the coding sequence ATGGAACAGAAAATACATCAGGGAAGAAACGTAAAACGCTTCAGAGAAATGCTTGGCATCAAACAAGAAGCTTTGGCTTTTGATCTGGGAAATGACTGGAATCAGAAGAAAATTTCTATGCTGGAGGCAAAAGACGTAATTGAAGATAGCCTGCTTAAACAAATTTCAGTATTATTAAAAATTCCTGTTGAAGCTTTTCAGAATTTTGATGAAGAACAAGCGATAAATATTATTTCTAATACTTTTGATAATGGAGCTTTCTTAAATACAGGTTATAGTGCTACATTTAATGTTAATCCAATTGACAAGATAATTCAACTTCATGAAGAAAAAATTGCGTTATACGAGCGTATGTTGAAAGAGAAAGATGAAATGATGGTGAGGCTTGAGAAATTGATTAGTAGATAA
- a CDS encoding winged helix-turn-helix transcriptional regulator encodes MTYQKKLPVSLDCGLNLFLEVINGKWKLALIWSIYSGIKRPGELQRKIPKASRRVLDTQLKQLIDHGILSKIDFNEIPLKVEYKLTPLGETLIPVIALTAKWGETHREELEHLIISQV; translated from the coding sequence ATGACTTATCAAAAAAAATTACCTGTTTCCTTAGATTGTGGATTAAATTTATTTCTCGAAGTAATAAACGGAAAGTGGAAACTTGCTTTGATCTGGAGTATTTATTCGGGAATTAAAAGACCCGGAGAATTACAAAGAAAAATTCCAAAGGCAAGCCGAAGAGTTTTGGATACGCAGCTGAAACAACTCATTGATCATGGAATTCTCTCTAAAATTGATTTTAATGAAATTCCTTTAAAAGTGGAATATAAATTAACACCTTTAGGAGAAACACTTATACCCGTTATTGCTCTTACTGCAAAATGGGGCGAAACGCATCGTGAAGAATTAGAGCATTTGATAATCTCACAAGTTTAA